The window TTCGAGATGGGCGATCTGTTCAGCGTGATGAGCGTGATCCGGGTCGGCCAGGTGCACCTGTTCTATCTGGCCCAGCTGCTGAGCGACGCCTTCGAGCCGGGCACCGAGACCATCGAGGCCCGGCTGTTCACCGAGGCCGAAATTCCCTGGGACGAGATCGCGTTTCGCACCGTCAAGGAAACGCTGGAGCATTACTTCGCCGACCGCCGAGCGGGGCGCTTCGGCATTCACCACGGCGACATCGTCTGATCTTTTTGATTCGCCGGTGTTTTCCATGGCATGCATCGTTCACAGACCGACCTGACCGGGACGACCTGATCCAGACACAGCGCAAAGTCTCACAGAACATAAGGCTTTCGGCTCAGGGCGCCCGTACCCGTGCATGGCTATAGTGCACTCGACACTCCCATGCCGAATACCGCGAAAAACACCGCGACATTGCCCGACCTGGCCCAGCAGGCCGGGCTGCGCCCCCCGGCCCCCTGGATCCGCGACGCTCTGCAGCGCTGGCAGCCCTGGGTCATCGGCGGCGTTGCGGCCGCGCTGATCCTGCTCGTGGGCGTCGCGCTGCACAGCCTGCTGCGCGAGGTGCGTTATGTCGAGATCATGAACGCCGTACACGGCACGCCGCCGTTGCAGGTGTTGTTGGGCCTGGCCTTCACAGCCGTGAGTTATCTCGCCCTTTCGGGCTACGACGCGTCGGCACTCGCCTATGCACATGCCAAAGTCTCGCGCGGCATGCTGCTGCTGACCTCGTTTGTCGCCTATGCGCTGGGCAACACCATCGGCCTTGGCACCCTGACCGGTGGCGCCGTGCGCATGCGCCTGTTCGCCGCCGCCGGCGTGGAGCCATCCAAGATCGCCCAGGTGGTGGCCTTCAATGCCAGCGCTTTCCTGCTCGGCATGTCGGTGTTTGGTGCGTTGGCATTGCTGTGGGGCGCGCCCGACGTGGCCCGGCTGCTGCACCTGCCCGCCTTCCTGCTGCGCACGGCCGCCCTGGTGCTGCTGGCCGGCGTGGGCGTGTTGCTGTGGCTCTGCGCGCGCCAGCGCGTGGTGCAGATCGCGGGCCGCTGGACACTGCGCTTGCCGCCGCCAACTCTGGCGCTGCGCCAGCTGGCGATCTCGGCCGTGGAACTGGGCGCCTCGGCGCTGGCGCTGTGGGTGCTGCTGCCCGGCTCGGCGCTGCCGCTGGCGACCTTTCTGGCCTTCTACGCCATCGCCATCAGCGCCAGCTTGCTGAGCCATGTGCCGGGTGGCATTGGCGTGTTCGAGGCCGTGATGCTGCTGGCCAGCGGCCCCTACTTGCCGACCGAGACGGTGCTGGGCGCGCTGCTGCTTTACCGCGCGCTGTACTACGTGCTGCCGCTGGTGCTGGCCACCGCGCTGCTGGCCGGCTTCGAGATGCGCGCGGGCCTGGGCGCACAGGTCGGCCGCGCGGCAGTGCCGGCCATGCACGCGGCCGCACGCCTGAGCCCACGGCTGCTGACCGCGCTGACGTTGGTGGCCGGCCTGTGGCTGCTGGTCTCGGGGGTGACGCCGTTCACCGAGGATGGGCAACTGCTGCTCGAGTCGCTCAGCGTGCCTCTGCCGGTGGTGGAAGCCGCCCATTTTCTGGGGAGCATTGCCGGCCTGGGGCTGCTGCTGGTCGCGCGCGGCCTGCTGCATCGGCTCGACGCGGCTTGGTGGGCTGCGCTGGCGCTGTCCATCGTGGCCGGGCTGCTGGCCCTGCCCAAGGGCATCGCCTGGGGCGAGGCCGCGCTGCTGACCACGTTGGCGGTGCTGCTGGTGCTGTCGCGCCGCCAGTTCGACCGGCCGTCCTCGCTGTTCGCACAACGGCTGGAGCCGGGCTGGCTGCTGGCCATGTGCGGGGTGCTGGCCGCATGTATCTGGATCCTGTTCTTCGTCTACCAGGAGGTGCACTACAGCAACCGCCTGTGGTGGCAGTTCGAGCTCGATGCCCAGGCGCCCCGCTCGCTGCGCGCACTGCTGGGCGTGGCGCTTTGCGCCCTGGCCATCGGCCTTTGGCAGCTCATGCGCCCGCCCGCGGGCCGGGTGGCGCCGCCCACGCAGGAGGAAATCGACCTGGCCGCCGCCATTGTGCGCACCAGCCCCAGCGCCGGCGGCTGCTTCGCGCTGGTCGGCGACAAGAACCTGATGTTCTCGCCCTCGGGCAAGAGCTTCATCATGTACGGCAAGCAGGGCCGCTCGTGGGTCGCGCTGTTCGGCCCGATTGGCGAGCGCCGCGAGTGGGCCGACCTGGTCTGGCGCTTCATCGAGCACGCCAACGCGCATGGTGGGCGCGCGGCCTTCTACCAGGTACGCCCGTCCATGCTGCCGCTGTTCCTCGACTGCGGGTTGCAGGCCTTCAAGCTCGGCGAATACGCCCATGTGCCGCTGCCCGAGTTCAACCTGAAGGGCGCCAAGCGCGCGAACCTGCGCTCCGGCGTGAACCGCGGCGAGCGCGAGGGCCTGGTGTTCGAGGTCGTGCCGGCAGCAAGCGTGGCACAGT of the Rhodoferax koreense genome contains:
- the mprF gene encoding bifunctional lysylphosphatidylglycerol flippase/synthetase MprF, with translation MPNTAKNTATLPDLAQQAGLRPPAPWIRDALQRWQPWVIGGVAAALILLVGVALHSLLREVRYVEIMNAVHGTPPLQVLLGLAFTAVSYLALSGYDASALAYAHAKVSRGMLLLTSFVAYALGNTIGLGTLTGGAVRMRLFAAAGVEPSKIAQVVAFNASAFLLGMSVFGALALLWGAPDVARLLHLPAFLLRTAALVLLAGVGVLLWLCARQRVVQIAGRWTLRLPPPTLALRQLAISAVELGASALALWVLLPGSALPLATFLAFYAIAISASLLSHVPGGIGVFEAVMLLASGPYLPTETVLGALLLYRALYYVLPLVLATALLAGFEMRAGLGAQVGRAAVPAMHAAARLSPRLLTALTLVAGLWLLVSGVTPFTEDGQLLLESLSVPLPVVEAAHFLGSIAGLGLLLVARGLLHRLDAAWWAALALSIVAGLLALPKGIAWGEAALLTTLAVLLVLSRRQFDRPSSLFAQRLEPGWLLAMCGVLAACIWILFFVYQEVHYSNRLWWQFELDAQAPRSLRALLGVALCALAIGLWQLMRPPAGRVAPPTQEEIDLAAAIVRTSPSAGGCFALVGDKNLMFSPSGKSFIMYGKQGRSWVALFGPIGERREWADLVWRFIEHANAHGGRAAFYQVRPSMLPLFLDCGLQAFKLGEYAHVPLPEFNLKGAKRANLRSGVNRGEREGLVFEVVPAASVAQLLPALRSVSDAWMQKQSAREKNFSVGRFDDAYLQRLPVAVVRHAGRIIAFANLLVTGQKEEASIDLMRYVPDAPPGTMDFLFAKTMLHLQAEGYQRFGLGMAPMAGMAERRRAPRWQRIGRLLFEHGERFYNFRGLHSFKDKFEPVWDARYLAAPGGLEPVLVLADVATLIGGGVKGVVSK